GCGCGCCGGAATCCGTCGTACGATTATTGGATATGGGTATGGATCCATTTAACTTTTCCGATGCCTTGCTAGGTGTTCTGGCGCAGCGTTTGGCCAAACGTTTATGCAAGAAGTGCAAAAAACCCCATACCGCCACTCAAAATGAGCTCAAATCATTGCTTGCTGAATATGCGACAGAGCTTATGAACTGCGCTTCCTGGAAACAGGATGCCAATGCTGCTTACAAGTCACTGTACGCCGAATGGGTCAAGCTGTTTGCGGATGAAATGGGGAGATTCACGTTATATGAACCGGTAGGTTGTGAATATTGCTCCGGCACAGGTTATCGCGGACGGGTGGGTTTACATGAGTTGATGGTAGGCACCGACCTGATAAAAAAAAATATTCAGGAACACGCTCGCGTCGCGGAAATGTTTGCTAATGCACTTAACGACGGCATGCGCACCCTGAAACAAGATGGCATTGAAAAGGTTTTATCCGGCATCACCGACATGCATCAGGTGCGTGTCGTTTGCATGAAGTAACCCCCGCACACACAGAAGAAATAAATCCGTTCGCCCTGAGCTTGTCGAAGGATGGATGGATTTACTTTTTTCAATCTTCTTCAGAAGAAGTAAATCTCCAGACCATTATCTTTTTTGCAATGTGCCTTATGCGAAACCAGAGTGACAAAAACCGTCACTTTCCTGACGTAAATCGGCTTCTCTCTTCAATATGAAGTTCAAAAGTCTCTTTAATTTGTTATGCGAACTTGGTACAGGCGGTGATGGCTGTAGGAGAAGATGTGCTGGCATGAATCCTGCTTATATTAAGCCGCACACCCCGTGTACCAAATTTTTAACTCTTGAAGGAGTATCAATTATGAAACAAATGCAAAAAGGTTTTACTCTGATCGAATTGATGATCGTGGTTGCGATTATCGGTATTCTTGCGGCCGTAGCGATCCCTGCTTATCAAGATTACGTAGTTAAGGCTAAGCTTGCAAAAGTCGCAACCGCTGTGGATCCCATTAAGCTGGGAATTGCCATGTATATCCAGGAAAACGGTACTCCGCCTAATTTTGCTTTAGCTGATGGTGGAGATTGGTCTACTAGGGGCTTAGGATTGGGCGCAACAGGCCCAACAAAAACCACAGAAGTTGTAAGCTATGCTATGGCAACTACAACCGGCGCTATCACAGTCACTCTGTGCACTGATTGCATTAAGACTGTACTTAATGCCGCAACCCTCACTTGGACTCCAACACCTTCTGCTACAGGTGTAACTTGGGCGGTTACTTCAAGTGTTACTACTGACCCAGTTCTGATGAACGTCCTCGCCAAGTGGAAATAGCATTAAATAAAAATCTCTTCGCCGAACCAAGACTTTAAATTGTAGAGTTGATGATTTTCTGAAGACCCGCGCTCTGTAATGGATCGCGGGTTTTTTTGTAAGTAGTTATTTTAAATGGTGTGAGTAATGAATTTTTTTTCTAACTTTGTATACCCGCGTGACCGAATCAAAGCACTGTTTTTGATGCTGCTGGTTATTGTGGTGTATGTCCCATTTTTGAATAACCCTCTGATATTTGATGACATCCCATTTTTTGATGCAGCGATAGATCATTACGCAAATACACTGTTTCGTTTTGATTTACGCTGGTTTCCCTATACGACGTTTGGTGTTACCTGGGTATTTTTCGGTGAAGACCCACTTGTTTTCCGCATACAGAATTTATTGCTGCATGGTATGAATGTGTTGTTGTTATTGCTGGTGTTGCGAATGTGGATCAAGCTGTTTATCACTGATGTGAGCAAAGAAAAGATCGCGAATTGGGGCGCTTGGTTGGGAGCGCTGGTATTTGCATGCCACCCTCTAGCGGTTTATGGCGTAGGTTATTTGATACAGCGCAGTATTTTGATGGCGACATTGTTCACATTGATAATGCAATTGGCCTATCTACGTGGCCTGCTGGAGGGCGACAAACGCTATATGGCGCTAGCAGTGATGGCATATTTTCTGGCGCTGTTCAGCAAGGAACATAGCTTGATGGCTCCCGCCATATTGCTACCTTTGACCTTCGCGATTCGTGCGCAGAATAAACTTTCGTCCCGCGCTTTGCTTGTAACTTGGTTAGGATTTGTATTGATTGGGCTGTTGGTGGTGTTGCGCATAAAAGGTTTATTTGGTGTGCCTTATGAGAAAGATGCGGCGGCATTGTTTGGGGAACAAGCGCTGCTCCAGGGAACTGCATCGTTGCATTTGCTGAGCGTGTTGACGCAGGCGGGGCTTTTTTTTAAATACTGCTTGTTAATGCTTGTGCCCAACCCCGCGTGGATGTCGATAGATATGCGTGAGCCGTTTATCCTTACTTGGAAAGAGTGGACAAACTGGATCGGCCTGGTTGCTTTTGTTGCTTATGGTGCCTTTGCGCTGATTTTTTTGCTGCGCGGTGGGCGGGTCGCCTTGTTGGGGTTGGCATTGCTGTACCCGTGGTGTTACTTCATGGCGGAATTTTCAAGCATACGCGTTCAGGAAATTTTTGTGCTGTATCGCAGTTATTTATGGTTGCCTGGCTATATGTTGTTATTGCCATTAGTGCTTAGTTCGCTCCCCAGCCGAAAAATTATGCTGGTGGGTGCATTAGCGGTTTTGCTACTCGTGCCGCTGGCATGGAATCGACTGTGGGTGTTTGCGGATAAATATCGCCTGTGGGATGACGCGGTGCACTTGCTGCATGGCGAAGACCGCCTCGGCGCCCATCGTACCTATTTTAATCGCGCACAGGCTTCGGCTGCGGTTAAAAATTGGGATGCGGCCATTGCAGATTATCAAAAATCGCTGGCAATTAATGCAACCTATCCTGAGGTTAATGTTGCTTTGGCTACTGCATATTCAAACTCAGGACGGTATCCGGAAGCGCTGGCGGAATTTGATAAAGCGATTGCTGGTAGCCCGAAAAATGCCAGTGCCTATTATGGTAAAGGCTTCGTTTTAAAAAATTTACGTGACATGACTGGGTCGATACAGCAAATGGAAAAAAGCTGTCAGTTGGGACTGCAGCAAGCTTGTGTCATCGTGGCATTGAGTCAGCAGCACAAGAATGTTTCACCATAAGTAATGGCATCATGAACTTGTATGTGGGAATTGCATTAAAGCTGAATAATTCAGCTCTATGCAACAAATGAATTACTGACGTAGTTGTATGCCGGTGACCATGTGAGGCATAGATAACACATGCAATCTGATCAATAAGCCGCTTGTATTATGGCGGAATGGATGTTGGATAGAAATAGTGCATCAATTCTTTTTCTTGCGAGCCGCCGCGATCTCCTTAAACTGTTTCAGCTCGCTTTCAATGATCGATAACTCGTGAAAATCGGTACCCGCTCCTTTGGCTAATTCCAGTTGTTCAATTGCAGTGAGTAAATTACCGCGCAGAATGTAAGTATAGGCCAGCGCATGGTGCTCTTCTTGTCGTTTGCCCAATGCCGCGTAATTGCGGGCCTGTAGCTCATACAGACGCAGGTCATTAGGGTGCGTGATAATTTGTTCGTTGAGCAGTTTGAGCGCGTCTTCAAAACGATTGGCATCCAGCAGCAGTTCGATATAGTCATAGGCTAGCGCTCGGTGCTGGGGAAAATTCTGTGTGGCGTTACGGTAGAATTCAATGTTGCCCGTGTTGTTCTTGTTTGTACGCCTGATTTGTCCAGCCAGCGTCGCAATCATTGGATTTTGTGATATCAGTGTCTGCAAAGGGGCGAATTCCTGCGTGGCGCGTGCGACCTGGCCGGTGCGCAGTAATGCCAGTACCAAGCCATAGCGTTGGGCTATCTGATTGCCATGTTTTTGCTCCCCAATTGCACTTTTAAAGAAGTTTACCGTTTCCTGAGAGTTTTTTTGTATGGCCCGCAGTTTGGCGCGCACCAGCTGGAAGTTGAGGCTGTCGGCAACCAGGCGATAGGGAGTCTGTTGCACGCGGTTAGCCACATCGGCGATGCGGTCGCTGGTGATCGGATGGGTGCGCAGGTAAGACGGCATGTTGTTGTCCAGCAGGCGTGTGGATTTTTGTAAGCGCTCGAAGAAGATGGGCATGGCGTGTGGATCGAAGCCGGCTTTTTGTAGAGTGGTGAGGCCGATGCGGTCCGCTTCTTGTTCATGAGTACGGGTAAAGTTCAGTTGCCGTTGGATGGAGCTGGCCTGCATCCCGAC
This genomic interval from Candidatus Nitrotoga sp. AM1P contains the following:
- a CDS encoding tetratricopeptide repeat protein, which encodes MNFFSNFVYPRDRIKALFLMLLVIVVYVPFLNNPLIFDDIPFFDAAIDHYANTLFRFDLRWFPYTTFGVTWVFFGEDPLVFRIQNLLLHGMNVLLLLLVLRMWIKLFITDVSKEKIANWGAWLGALVFACHPLAVYGVGYLIQRSILMATLFTLIMQLAYLRGLLEGDKRYMALAVMAYFLALFSKEHSLMAPAILLPLTFAIRAQNKLSSRALLVTWLGFVLIGLLVVLRIKGLFGVPYEKDAAALFGEQALLQGTASLHLLSVLTQAGLFFKYCLLMLVPNPAWMSIDMREPFILTWKEWTNWIGLVAFVAYGAFALIFLLRGGRVALLGLALLYPWCYFMAEFSSIRVQEIFVLYRSYLWLPGYMLLLPLVLSSLPSRKIMLVGALAVLLLVPLAWNRLWVFADKYRLWDDAVHLLHGEDRLGAHRTYFNRAQASAAVKNWDAAIADYQKSLAINATYPEVNVALATAYSNSGRYPEALAEFDKAIAGSPKNASAYYGKGFVLKNLRDMTGSIQQMEKSCQLGLQQACVIVALSQQHKNVSP
- a CDS encoding pilin, encoding MDPIKLGIAMYIQENGTPPNFALADGGDWSTRGLGLGATGPTKTTEVVSYAMATTTGAITVTLCTDCIKTVLNAATLTWTPTPSATGVTWAVTSSVTTDPVLMNVLAKWK
- a CDS encoding beta-barrel assembly-enhancing protease, with the translated sequence MKNLLYIVLYAWSMVCRAEGLPDLGDVSQEAMTPQQERKIGEQSMFEIRSDKDYLDDAEVNDYLNQLGYQLVSNSNEPGQTFEFFALNDNSINAFALPGGFIGINTGLILMAQSESELASVLGHEIAHVTQHHLARMVAGQKIDSVAAIAALAVAILAARSNPQTSQAAIVGMQASSIQRQLNFTRTHEQEADRIGLTTLQKAGFDPHAMPIFFERLQKSTRLLDNNMPSYLRTHPITSDRIADVANRVQQTPYRLVADSLNFQLVRAKLRAIQKNSQETVNFFKSAIGEQKHGNQIAQRYGLVLALLRTGQVARATQEFAPLQTLISQNPMIATLAGQIRRTNKNNTGNIEFYRNATQNFPQHRALAYDYIELLLDANRFEDALKLLNEQIITHPNDLRLYELQARNYAALGKRQEEHHALAYTYILRGNLLTAIEQLELAKGAGTDFHELSIIESELKQFKEIAAARKKKN